One Triticum dicoccoides isolate Atlit2015 ecotype Zavitan chromosome 4B, WEW_v2.0, whole genome shotgun sequence genomic window carries:
- the LOC119292417 gene encoding predicted GPI-anchored protein 58, with amino-acid sequence MGRSRRLLLVAGLLATVVAAVGPQPGAPCEPTLLAAQVALFCAPGVPTAQCCDSVDLGVPCLCRVAAEPQLVTAGLNATHLLTLYSSCGGLRPGGAHLAAACEGPAPPAAVVSSLRPPAPASPAPRRTQTAHDAPPPPQSSEKPSSPPPAQEHAGAAPHAKVAPAQPSTSPLAPAAATAPPPLPRHSAAAASKAAFIFVATAMRMNLLPLSLLHWTNSPCCSRQQPPTSLAHQAASSAIAVAV; translated from the exons ATGGGGAGATCCCGGCGCCTGCTGCTGGTGGCGGGCCTGCTCGCGACGGTCGTCGCCGCCGTCGGGCCGCAGCCGGGGGCGCCGTGCGAGCCGACTCTGCTCGCGGCGCAGGTGGCGCTCTTCTGCGCGCCCGGCGTGCCCACCGCGCAGTGCTGCGACTCCGTCGACCTCGGCGTCCCCTGCCTCTGCCGCGTCGCCGCGGAGCCGCAGCTCGTCACGGCGGGCCTCAACGCCACCCACCTCCTCACGCTCTACAGCTCCTGCGGCGGCCTCCGCCCCGGCGGcgcccacctcgccgccgcctgcgAAG GACCCGCTCCCCCGGCCGCCGTCGTCAGCAGCCTCCGGCCACCCGCGCCGGCCTCGCCTGCCCCACGACGCACGCAGACAGCGC ACGACGCCCCACCGCCGCCGCAGTCGAGCGAGAAGCCGTCGTCCCCACCGCCGGCCCAGGagcacgccggcgccgccccccATGCCAAGGTCGCCCCCGCCCAGCCGTCTACTTCCCCGCTCGCGCCCGCTGCTGCCACTGCCCCGCCGCCCCTGCCACGGCACTCCGCCGCGGCGGCGTCCAAGGCGGCCTTCATCTTCGTCGCCACAGCCATGCGTATGAACCTCCTCCCCCTATCTCTACTCCATTG GACCAACTCTCCCTGCTGCAGCCGTCAGCAGCCCCCCACCTCCCTCGCGCACCAAGCAGCCAGCAGCGC CATCGCCGTCGCCGTCTAG
- the LOC119293181 gene encoding uncharacterized protein LOC119293181, with translation MVQVVYLLLFLWYSPPEGKVRLVICLVLIAGFSFVAAAGFFSLLKDPRLPLGILGDVRWSHSSAYFCVANQRCWEHVYLGCRVFAFEWDMFDSQWFPSPATRCFSNSIELCWHRVWDMPGGPLGQGQVLRMKGEGVRQLLSSRSSWQVGNSVGMKGEGVAPLLLEPQVGNC, from the exons ATGGTGCAGGTTGTCTATTTACTGCTGTTTCTCTGGTACTCCCCACCTGAGGGCAAGGTCCGATTGGTGATTTGCTTGGTGCTGATCGCTGGATTCTCCTTCGTGGCTGCCGCGGGCTTCTTTTCGTTGCTCAAGGATCCACGTCTACCTCTTGGCATATTGGGCGATGTACGCTGGTCCCATTCGTCAGCTT ATTTCTGTGTGGCAAACCAACGATGCTGGGAACATGTCTATCTTGGTTGCCGTGTTTTCGCTTTTGAATGGGATATGTTTGACAGCCAATGGTTTCCTAGTCCGGCCACGAGATGTTTTTCTAATA GTATCGAGCTGTGCTGGCATCGTGTCTGGGACATGCCAGGTGGTCCTCTGGGTCAAGGTCAAGTTCTTCGGATGAAGGGGGAAGGAGTTCGGCAGCTGCTGTCTAGTAGGTCAAGTTGGCAAGTTGGAAATAGTGTCGGCATGAAGGGGGAAGGAGTTGCGCCGCTGCTGTTAGAACCTCAAGTTGGAAATTGTTGA